The genome window TGCCAAAGAGATGGCTGTTGGAATGACATCGTTGGAAGATTGTCCCATGTTGACATGATCATTGGGGTGTACGGGCTTACGGCTACCAACTTCGCCTCCCAAAAGAAGATTCGCCTTGTTGGAAAGGACTTCGTTGATATTCATATTCCAGGATGTTCCGGAACCGGTTTGAAATACATCAATGGGAAATTGGTCCGTACTCTTCTCTTCTATGATCGCATCCGCACTGCGGGCAATGGCCTGAGAAAGGGATTCATCCAGCAGTCCTAAAGAAGCGTTGGCTCTGGCGGCATGTTTCTTTATAAGACAAAGGGCTTTCACCATGTAGGGGTGAATCCGTAAGGGAGAGACAGCAAAATTCCCGACAGCTCTTTGAGTTTGTGCCCCCCAGAGGCAATCAGAAGGCAGGCGCATCTCTCCCATAGAATCAAATTCGGTTCTTATATCTTTGCTCATTTTATCTCTCCTGATAGTTTAAATCTTCTCACAATTTGTTTTTTAACCCTTCAATTCAAGAATGGTCAGAATATCCTGATATACTTTGTGCCGAAGGGCAGGAATTTCATTGAAAAGGCTATGTTCACCCTCATCATAATAGATTACGTCAGAGTGAGGATATTTTTCCATTAGAAAGGGAATATTATGCCTGTAATCCACAACAGTATCCTTGCGGCCCTGTAAGATATGAAAAACCAGGTCTTCCCGGGGAGGAATCTGCTCCATGCGCTTAATCCAGTTTGTGTTGGCATAAATCCAGTGAAAGGGGATTCTCTGACTCTGGAGAGGGTCGTTGTGTTCGGTAAAATATTCAAATTCCTCATTGGAGCTGGAACCACCAAAACGCCTTTTAATATCATCCATAAAGGGATCTCCCAGAAACAATCCCAGAGCTGTGAGACGCCAGGCGAAATTTTTGACCAGAGGAGAAGTCAGAATCAATGCCTTGAAGTCATTCTCATAGAGGTTTGTATATTCAAGGATCACCGAGGAACCTGTGCTGTGTCCAAGAGCGAAAAAGGGACCTTCCAGAGAGGATTCAGTGAGAGCCTTAAACCTTTTTAAACAGAAGGCATATTCACTGAAATCATCTATATCAACAGGAACTCCCTCGGACATCCCGTGTCCGGGAAGATCAAAGGCGGCAACATTGTAATTATGCTCCACAAGAAAGCGGATCACCCCAGTATTGGATAGACTGTGATCCAGATAGCCATGGAGAAGGTAAACCGTACCGGCAGCTGGTTCTCCCGGGGTGCGAAACAAATAGGCCGCAATTTTACGCTCTTCCGACAGAAACCAGCCGAACTCCAGAGGACCTGGGACCTGATCGGCACTGTAATGGGCCAGAAAGGCGAGTGTTTCCGGAAAATATTGAGTATTATGATTCTCTAAAGGTGTCATCTGCTCTTTTACTGCAGAAATATCCTGACTTCCAAAGGAGTCTTCGGTCCTACTGTCAGTTTGCCCCTTGGCTGGCAGGGAAAAACCAATCGTAAAAAAAGAGAAAAAAGGAATGAGCAGCAAAGCACGGCGTATCAGATTCATAGTTAATTCATGATATGAAATAGTTCAATCTTACTCAAGCATAGCTCCTTAGGGCTGTTGGTCATACATAAAGGGGCAGAAGGACTTTTTTAATTCCATTGTCCAAGGAGTTCTGCCAGCTCAAAATAGCCTTTGTTGTAAGCCCGGGAATAGGCCGAATCTCCATCCTTATCCAGGATTGAAGGATCTGCTCCCTTTTCAAGAAGAAATTGGCAGACCTCTCCATATCCCATGGAAGCCGCAAGAATCAGAGGCGTTTCACCCTTGATATTAAGCCCATTCACATCTGTCCCCGCCTCTATGAGCAGATCTAAAGACTCCAAATGGGGAGCAACCCAAGCGGAACAAGCAAGGTGAAGAACCGTCTCATTCCTGTATGATCTGGCTTCAGCATCCGCCCCGGCATCCAGAAGAAGTTGAATGTGCTCGGGAGAACCATGATTCCTCATGACCCACATCAGGGCTGTCCAGTTATCAAAATCACGGACATCCACATCCCATCCCTCCTCCATGAGCAGAGAGGAGATACGACTATCCGAGGACCAGGCGGCCAGATGAAAAGCCGTCCACCCAGAGGGTGTGATATCGAATACCGAGGCGCCTCTTCGGATCAAAGTGCGAACCATATCATAACTGCTGTAGGCAGAGGCTGTCATGAGAGCTGTAAAACCTTCCTCATCACTGGCATTGGGATCGGCCCCTTCTGAGATGAGGAGCTCCGCTATTGCCGGATCTTTTCCCCAGCGGATGACTTCGAGTAGAGCCTTGTTTAAATCTCCCCCCACAGGAATACTGTCTGCAGGGTAAACCCTTTTGTTCTTGATCAGCCTGTCTAACTCTACCGGTGCTTGGTAAGGACTGTTTTTTTCATATTCGGATTTGAACTCTTCCAGAGTCCTTCCAATTCCATCCCGAATCCGGCCATCTGGAGTCATTTCTGCCAGCAAGGCGACCATCTCGGGAGTGTTTCCAAAACGGAGAGCCCCCATGAGAGGAGTCCATCCATCTTTATCCCGCCAGCCGGCCTTGGCCTTGTCTTTCAGCAGAGAAGCCACAAAGCCGGTATCATCGGCATAGGCGGCAGCCCAGAAAAAACCAGGCGTACCAAAATCATCTCTTATTTCTGGATCGACACCCAGAGTGATCAATGTCTCCATGACCTTGGTATTCTGCCCGTACAAGATGGCATAAGTGAGGGCACTCCAACCTTGAGAATCCCTCGCTCCTAAGTCGGCCCCCGCCGCGGCAAGTTCTTCTAAAAGAGTCACATCATCTTCAAGATGAATGGTAAGGGCCGTCATCAAAGGACTGACCCCCTCGGGTCCAGGGAGGTTTGGATCGGCTCCTCTTTCAATTAAAAGAGAGGCCAATGGGGTGGAATGAAGGATGCTCTTTGCAAGGAGAGTCTGCCCTTTCTCATCTCGAATATTCACTGGAAGCCCCTGGTCCAACAGTAACTCCATTAGTGGAACGGCTATCATCGGCTCATAGTCTAGGGGGAAAAAGAGGATGAGATTCTGAAGTTCCCTTGGATCATTCTTAAAAGGGAATACAGCTGTGTCCCATTGGAGCAGTAAGTTCAAAAGATCCGGCCGTCCTGCGGCAACGGCATAATGACAGGGAGTGTAGCCCCCGGCATTCTTGTAGGACGGACTGGCTCCCCGATTTAGAAAGTCCAGAATCTCAAATTCTGTCAGCTCTTGTCCATGATATTCCAGGGCATCGATCATTGCCTCATTCAAAGAATAACGCAAGGTTGCCAGGAAATCGGCGCTTTTCAAATCGTCTTGTGCCAATGCTTCTTCTTCGGGAGTCCTGTTCAGGGAGTTGCGTCCTTCAAGAGAACAACCTGCATTGGACAAGGCTTCAAGAAATTGATATTTCAAAAGAGAATCCGGACGGTCCAACACAGTAAACAAGAGAGATTCCTCCCCTCTTTCTTCAGAAGGAAACAATCCGTACTCTTTGAAGACATCTATAAAATCCGGATTCTGTCCTCGGGAGATGAAAACTTCAATGGGAGTTTTACCACTATTGTCCACAAGATCAGTGCGGGCTCCTGCCCGAAGCAAAAGAGAGAGGATATCATTATCATGGGTAAATTGTAGGGCAAAATACAGAGCGGTCTGACCGTTCATATCCTTCAGGTTTGGATCGGCTCCCGAGGAAAGGAGACGCCTGACTAAATCAGTGCGTTCCTGCCAGACGGCCCGCATCAGAGCCGTTCTTCCTCTGTCATCGGGAATATCAATATCCCCCGGAGCCTCTAGATCATTTAATTCCTCTTCAAGAACCTCAATAATAAGTTCCTCATGGCTTCTGTCAGCAAAAAGGAAGGGAGTAAAAAACAGATAAGAAATTATTATAACAAAAAAAGGGATAGACTTAATCATTTTCATTCAGTAGGAAACCTCCCAGTTAATGATGATCAGTATATCCCTCTATGAAGAGATGCCTCAACTACTCTACGCTGAGAATATCCTTCATGGCCGACAAGAACGAGTCCTTGGGAAGAGCTCCCTGAGCCATCTGGGGTTTCCCCTCTTTGGGGATAAAAAGAATGGATGGAATACTTTGAACTCCAAAGGCGCCTGCCAGTTCCTGTTCGGCTTCTGTGTCTATTTTAAAGACATCCATCTTGCCTTCATATTCTGTAGAAAGTTCATCCAGGATGGGAGCTACCATTTTACAGGGACCACACCAGTCTGCATAAAAATCTATGATACAGGGACGTTCGCCCTTAAATTTCCATTCTTTTTCATTTTCAAAGTCAAAGACTTTATCCAGGAAATCCTGTTTTGTTAGATGCTGAGCCATTGAAGGCCTCCTTGATATTCAATTTTATATATATGAAAAATACTTAATAATTCAGAAAAGGTCAAATAATAAATTTTTATAAAAGAAATTTTTCATATAATCATTTTAAAACCATTGAGGGTCTGTTTGCAAATTTCTCTTTTTGTGGGAGACTTATAAGCACTTGTCGCTTCACAAAAATGAGACTGCGACATTCATCATAACAGGAGTAGGAGAAATAGAATTGAAAAAAAATGATTTACCTGCCTGGGATCTGAACATGTATCCCGGTCTTGATTCGGATGAATATAAATCCAATAGATGTGAAATGGAAAAGATACTGGCTGATCTGTCTGTACTTCTGAAAAAAGATGAACTCTGGCAGGGAAAGTCACTAAAGAGCCTGGAAGAAGTCATTCCTCTATTGAACAGGGCACATGATATATATGAGTCTCTCGAGTCTTATACATACTGTTCCTATTCTGTTCAAACAGATAATGTAACTGCCCTCAATGCCCTCAATGCACTAGAAGAATCGGCACTTCCCTTTAACGGGATTCTGGTACGTTTCAAAAACAGGTTGGCCGATTCCCAAAGTTCAGAAAAAGACTGGAAGGAATCTCCGATCTTAAAAGATTATCTCTATTTCCTGAAAGAGTCTTTAAAAGAACAGAAATTCCAGTTATCTCCCCTAGAGGAAGATCTGGCGGCGGATCTTTCACGATCTGGGGGAACCGCCTGGGGCAGACTCCAGGAAAGCATATCCTCCTCATTAAAGACTGAATGGGAGGAGGGAGAAGAAAAGACAGTTACCCAACTGAGGCTCCTCTCCACTCATGCCGACAGGGAAATTAGAAAGAAAGCCTGGAAAAAAGAACTTCAGTGCTGGGAGTCCATGGAGATACCTCTGGCAGCCGCTCTCAATGGGGTTAAGGGATTTTCCCATACGCTCAACTCCCGACGGGGGTATAAAACGACACTGGAACGATCCACCCATCAGGCCGGCATGTCACAGACAACCCTGGAAGCCATGATCGGGAGTATGAAAAAAAGCCTTCCAGATTTCAGACGGTTCATGAAAGCCAAGGCCTCAGCCATGGGGCTTGAACGTCTCTCCTGGTACGACACAGTGGCCCCTCTCTCCAACGCAAAGGATGAATGGACCTGGGACAGAGCCAGAGGATTCATTATTGAACACTTCTCCTCCCTCAGCCCCGCATATTCCGATTTTGCTCGCTTCTGTTTTGATAAAAACTGGATTGATGCCCCCCCCCGGAAGGCAAAGGTGGGCGGTGCATACTGCATCAGTTTTCCTTTAACCGAAGAAAGCCGTATCATGACCAATTTCTCAGGTTCATTCAGTGATGTCTCCACCATTGCCCACGAACTGGGACATGCCTGGCACCATGAAGTACTAAAAAAGGCCCCTGCCCTTCACCGCCACTATCCCATGACACTGGCTGAAACTGCCTCTATTTTCTCGGAAACACTGGTGTTTCAAGCCTGTTCCAAACAGGCCTCCCATCATGAGAAGGCTTCCTTGCTGGACAGCACCCTGATGGATTCCAACCAGGTAATTACGGACATCCTCTCCCGATTCCTATTTGAACAGGAACTGATGGAAAGAAGATCATCTGGAGAGGTCTCCCCGGAAGAGCTGAAGCAGATGATGCTCCAGGCTCAGGATCTGACTTATGGAGAAGCCCTGAGTGAAGATGAAAGACATCCCTGGATGTGGGCGGTCAAGGGTCATTACTACAATCAAGATCTCGGGTTCTACAACTTTCCCTATGCCTTCGGCCTGCTCTTTGCATTGGGACTGTACAGCCTTTATGAAGAGATGGGCAGTGATTTTTCTGAACTGTATACCAAGGTACTGCTGAAAACGGGACAGGCAAGCGCAGAAGATTGTGCCGCCGAAGCAGGGATAGATCTCAGGGGACAGGCGTTCTGGGACAGGAGCCTGGGAATCATAAAGAAGCAGATAGACGAATACTGCAGCCTGGTACAGCCATGATTGTATTTGCCCATAGAGGCGCGTCTGCCTATGCCCCTCAGAACACAGTTCCCTCTTTTAAAATGGCACTGGCCATGAAGGCCCAGGGCATTGAATTGGACGTCCAGCTCTCATCAGATGGAGTGCCTGTGATCATCCACGACTTCATGCTGGATAAAACCACAGACCTCAGTGGTTTTGTTCACACCCATTCCTGGCAGGAGCTCAGGAAAGCCGATGCAGGGCTCTGGTTCGGAGAGGAGTACAGAGAAACCCGGATTCCCAGCCTGGAGGAAGTATTGGCTCTGATTCCCAAGGATGTCCTTCTGAATGTTGAAATAAAATCCATCACATCATTGAATCAGCCTGTGGCCCGTATAGTTTCCCAAGTATTGAATCAGGAGAAGGACAGAAACCTCATTGTTTCGTCCTTCAACCACCCGATCCTCAAGGATTTTCAGTTACTATCACCGGAAGTGAAAATAGGCATTCTCACAGCTAATGATTTTATAAACTTTCCTGCTTATGTGGAATCCAGCGGAATTCGTCCTTACAGCATCCATCCCGAGGCATCCTACCTTTCATACCAATCCATAGAAGATTATCATAAGAGAGGGTGGAAGGTGATGACCTATACAATAAATTCCACCACCCAATCCAGGATGGTAGAATCCCTGGGTGCTGACGGAATATTCTCAGATTACCCCGATCTTAATAGCGATATTCAAGATTCAGACTGAAAGATGCTGCGGCATAGCTGACACCGGCACCTCCCGGATAATAAGCCAGGAGATTGCCGCTGTCGCTGTATACCAATGTATCCCCCTGAAGTTCCGGTACGTAATCATAATCAAAACTGAAGGCTAATGAGAAGGCTTCTGTCCAATGCCAGCGTGTAGTTGCAGAATAGCCGTAGTAAAATCCTCCAGTGAAATAATCATAAAAGTGGAGTCCCCGGAGTTTGTGAAAGTCATGGTCGTCCACACTGACCATCCAACTGTACAAAAGTGTTAAATTAAAGAATAAGGGTCCTTCTTGCAGTGAAAACCCAACTCCAAGATAGGGAATCCGGTACTCAATGTCGTAGTCTATTCCATTGGTACCTACGTAGGTGAATATATCTTCTCCGTAGTAGTTCATCTCTTTGATGCTGTCGGTCCAGCCCCACTGAATTAACTTGAAACCGCCTAATAAATCGAGGCTATTCCTCTGGGTTCTGTAAACGCGGACAGCCGTGTTGTAATCCACAAGAAGTGATTGAGTTAAATAAATAGTACTTAGAGAATAATGAGTCCAGTCTGTGTCGGTAGTGGAAAAATACTCTGAGTCCCAATCATAATCGGTCATCTCCCCGGTAGGAGAATTCAAACTACTACCGGCTGCAATATTGAAAAACAGGACATTCCCAATATTCACAGAAGCAGAAACACCGCTAATAACAGCAGGCTGAATTTCCCAATGAAGACGGCTGAGATAGGGATAAGGACCACTGCTGCTACCATATACAAGCTCATTGGAGTGCCCTGTCATATAAGAAAGAAAAGGGCTGAGAGACAACCCTGCATTGCTATTGGGACTCAAAAGAGCACCGGGCTTCGCCTGCAGGGCGCTAAGAGGAACAGAGAGCGAACAGAAGAAAAGAATATACAGCAGGTGCCTTCTCATAAGACCATTGTATATTCAGGAAGTAAATAAAACCACCTTGCCTCCATGAAATCTTCTATCCAGAAGAAGAAGGTTCCTGCTGTTCCAAGACATAGTTCCCCTGATACAATTCTCTCATTATGAAAGCAAAGCCTCTGATATCACTGATTGATCAATACCTTCCCGCTTATCCTGGAAAAGGAAAAGGTCCCCTCATCAACTGGACATGGAACGAGGGAGAATCCTGGGTCATCCTGGGAGAAAACGGTTCGGGAAAAACCAATTTTTCCGAATTGATTGCGGCTCAAATGCCTGGAAAAACAAAAAAAGTCTCTTTTGAAGATTTAGAAGACCTCCTTGAACAACAAATCCAGCAGGATGATTCTGAATATACGGGTCGCGTGGATACGGGAACAGCTCTTTATGAATTCTTAGGACTGGATCAGGGGGAAACCCTTCCTACCGGGACAATCCCTCCACCGGCTGGTCTTGAAAAGTTGATGAATTCGGGATTGAGGATTCTATCCACAGGTGAAATAAGAAAATCTCTGATTTATAAAGCTCTTCTTGAAAATCCGGATCTTCTCATACTGGATGAACCCTTCGATGGACTGGATAAAGAATCGGTTCTTCAGATGCAGGAGATGATCCAATCTCTGATCACAGAGGGGATTCCCGTTCTGATGATCCTAAACAGAAAGAGTGAGATTCTCCCCTGTCACAGCCATGTAGCGGTATTCAGGGAATTCCAAATTGTCTTCGAAGGCAGTAAAGAGGAATGGATTCAGTTTGACAAAGTGGATATTCCTCTACAACAGAACACCATGAAAATACCAGGAGCACCGGGAGGATCTCCAAAAATTAAAGAGCAAACACTCGTGGAGATTCGAAACACAACTGTCCGTTATGGGGAAAAAATAATTTTAGACCGGATCAACTGGCAGGTAAAAAAGGGAGAACACTGGAAAATTACCGGCCCCAATGGAGCCGGAAAGTCAACCCTTCTGGGTCTGATCACAGGAGACCAGCCCCAGGCCTATGCCAACGATATTCGCCTCTTTGGTAAACCCAGAGGCAGCGGTGAGTCAATCTGGGAAATCAAGGAGAAACTGGGGATAATTTCCCCTGCTCTGCAGCTCAGTTACCGTGTCAGCCTGACGGCCAGGATGTGCATAGTATCGGGTCTGTACGACAGCATTGGTATTTACAACAGTGTCCCTCCCCGTGAACGGGCCCTGGCCGATGAGTGGCTGCGCTACATAGGAATGTTCCATAAGGCAGAGACTCCCATTAAGAAACTATCCTATGGAGAACAAAGGCTACTTCTCATCGCCCGGGGTCTGATCAAACATCCGGCTCTGCTCATTTTAGATGAGCCCTGCCAAGGACTTGATGATAGAAATAGAGAGAGGATATTGGATGTTCTTGGTAATTTTGCAGGAGAATCGGAAACGACACTGCTTTATGTGACTCACCACGAAGAGGATAAAATCAGACATATCGACAGACATCTCCGCTTTTGTCCTCAAGATGGTGGTTTTACATTGACCTCAGACGCTGTTCCACTTCCGCAATGATGCTGTCGGGAGTGGAGGCTCCGGCACTGAGTCCGATGGTATCGTACAAAGAGGCTTCAGATGGAATTTCTGAGGCATCCTGGATATGCCAGCAAGGGATACCCGTTTCCTGGGCTGTATAAAACAGACGCTGCGTATTGGCACTGCCTTTGCCGCCGATGATAAGACAGGCATCGACTCTGGAGCAGAGATGAATCAAGGCTTCCTGGCGTTTACTTGTGGCCGAACAGATACTCTCCACAATCTTGAGGGGCTTGCATTTTTCCCGTAATACAGCACAGACTCTATCATACTCATCCTGCTTGATCGTTGTCTGACTAATGACCATGACAGGCCCATCCAGCGTTAAGCGGCCGGCCTCTTCAGGGCTGCTGATAACGATGGGATGGTTCGCATATCCGGCCAGGCCCTGAATTTCTCCATGATCGGGATCTCCCACAATGACAGTATGATACCCTAAGGAAGCATACTTTCTCACCGTTTTCTGGGAGGCAATGACCTTGGGACAGGTTCCATCCATGACAAGACTCCCTCTCTTATTCAACGCCTCCTGAGTGAGAGGCGGTATACCATGAGCCCGGATGATAACCCGGCAGTCTGCGGGGACGTCTTCGGGAGATTCAACAGATTTAACTCCTCTGGAAGCAAAATCACTGATAACCCGGGGATTATGAATGATAGGCCCCAGAGTATAGACGGGGCTGTCATTTGAACGGACTGCATTTTCCAGAGTACCTATGGCACGACGGACTCCCAAACAGAATCCCATTTCATCGGCTCGTATGATTGTTTTTTTATTTTTCATTGTTCTGCCTTATTATGGAATATACACATACACTGTGTCATCCCCGCCCAGATTCAGATTATAGTCCTCCAGACTAATAGCCTTACCTGTGGAATATATAAGAATGGTCCGATGACTCAAATAGGTATTATTGGAAGATAAACGCGCCAAAAGAGGTTCAAAACTCTTATTTTCCACAGAATACCTGGAAATGTTCCAAGAACGGAACGACGGACTCCAGGGGGGATCGGAGAACCGTCCGTCCAGGTCATAAGCCGTCTTAGGAAACTCCCCTCTTTCAATAGACGAAAGTAGATCCGACTCTTCTTTTTCTGTAAAATTCCCAGATCCGTAGGGATAAGCCAATGTCGGCAAAGCGATTTTCTGTCCCACATAGTCTGAAAGGATTCTATTGCTTTCACGGATCTCCCAAAGGAAGGCATCATGGGTCAGATTCTCCCGGAAGGTATGAGTCAGGCTATGATACCCCAGATGAAACTCTCTCATTGCATAACGGATTTTATCCCTGACAACAGGAGTTCCTTCGTAGGGGAACCCCGGATTTGCCAATCCGCCTAGCTGCCTGAAAGGCACGGCATCAAAAGAAATATAAAAAGTCAGGTTGTAATGACCTCTAGTCTTTTGAAAGTACCGGGTGAAGATAGATGCCAAACAGTCAGGATCCAATTCCCAGCGATTGGGATTCCCCCTCCCATAGGCCGCAAGAGTGTTTTCATCCCATAAAAGCTGAGTAGCCCCAGCATCATCCGCTCCCAAAACCACGGGACGCATCCCCGAAGGAACAGAAGAAAAATCACCATTGGCAAACTCATGGTCTGAAATGGGATAATACTTATACTTTATCAGAGAAGCCATGAGGTGATGCACTCTGGGAAGAGACAATTCATACAATTCTTCATCACCAATTCGGTGAAAACAAAGGACAGGGATTTGCCCTTCGGATTTCCTGGGAAACAGAATTGTAACACCCTCATTACGTACAACCTGAGGAGATTTATAATCTAGATTTTCAAGGAGAAAAGATTCAGGTTCCTTCTCTTTCAGGGAACGGACAAAGACAAGTCGGACGGGATTCCCCTCCCGATCCATCTGAATCCGATAAAGATTACCGCCGGTCCTTGCACTCAGGGACAGCGAGCTCATGAGGAGAAAAAAAATGAAAAAAACAGAGAAGAGACAGGTTCTTGAGATCAAGTGCTGACAAATCTCCTAAAGAGAAGAGAGTGCCTGAGCAGCCTGTTGGCCCACAGAAGATGAAGGTATCAGTTTTTGAGCCTCTTGAAAAGCTGTTTTGGCATCCTGCTTTTGACCGCTACCCAGATAAGCGGTTCCTTTCAAAAAAAGAATCTGCTGTTTTTCATCCGCATTCAATGACTCTTCCTGCCCTTCAAATCCATGGATAAGATTGAGAGCATCCGTATACGCCAGAGAACGAATGAAAAGATCACTCATCCTGATCACATAGGCTCCCTGAAATTCCATCTCCAGATCCTTCATTTCTATATCCTGAAGGCTGCGGGCATAGGAGCGTTTCTGGCCTAGTGCGTCGTAGCAGACGGCACTGAAAAACAGGCAGTTTTGATCTTCAAAAAAATCCCACCCCTCTTCAAAGTTAATGAGGGCTTCATCTAAGTCACCCTGATTTAAAGAATCCAAACCGGCATTGAGATAAGTAAAAGCATCTTCCATACCCGTAGAATCTGAGACTGAGGCCTGGGCACCGCGGACACCCATGGTTGCCTCATGCTGCCATTTCTCATTCCCAGAACTGAGGGTCAGTTTCTTTTTGAGATCCAGAGATGTTGTGGCCACAGAGGCACTCCCCCTCATCAGTTCTTTGACCTCATAGGTTCCATCACGGGTAAGAGAAACGACTGAATCACCGATAAGAAGCTCGGCATATCCGTCTTCGGAAAGTTTGAGTCTGGCAGTATCGGAAATATCATCACCAATCCAGACCTCCTCCCAGCCACCGGCACTCTGCACTTCGAGTATGCCCTCAAGATAATCAACAGAAGTCTCGGCAAAGGTTGTATATGAAAGGCAAAGAAATGCAATTGATAAGAGTAATATACTTCTAAACATAGAATAGCCTCCTTAAGGCATAAAGTATGATACGACTCCATTATACCTTCATTTTAGGAATTTTACATTTCACAAGGACGGACAAACAAGAATATACTGGATTTTATGATCTGGATTGGATGGGGCGAACAGTCTATAATGCCGAGAAACTGAATATAAAAATTGATGTGAGGGTTTTGGATGGCAGACGATAAAAAAGTTATTTACTCCATGGTGGGAGTCAGTAAGAGTCACAACCAGAAAGTGGTTCTCAAAGATATATATCTCTCTTATTTTTACGGAGCGAAAATAGGGGTCCTGGGTTTGAACGGCTCTGGAAAAAGTACCTTACTCCGTATCCTGGCAGGAGTCGATCAGGACTTTACAGGCGAAACGGTCCTATCCGATGGCTTTACAATAGGATACCTGGAACAGGAACCCCAACTCGATCCCGACAAGACTGTCCGTCAAGTCGTTGAAGAAGGGGCCCAGGAAACGGTGGATCTCCTCAAGGAATATGACGACATTAACGCCCGCTTCGGTGAAGAGATGAGCGATGAAGAAATGAATGCACTCCTTGAAAAGCAGGGAAAAGTACAGGACAGACTGGAGGCTCTGGATGGGTGGGAACTGGATTCCCGTCTGGAATTAGCCATGGATGCCCTGCGATGCCCTCCCGAAGATCAACTGACAGCCGTTCTATCAGGTGGAGAAAAACGAAGAGTGGCCTTGTGCCGCCTTCTTTTGAAAAAACCGGATATTCTTCTTTTGGACGAGCCGACCAACCATCTGGATGCCGAATCCGTCGCCTGGCTGGAACACCACCTCCAGCGATATGAAGGCACGATCATAGCGGTCACCCATGACCGTTATTTCCTG of Oceanispirochaeta crateris contains these proteins:
- the ispH gene encoding 4-hydroxy-3-methylbut-2-enyl diphosphate reductase translates to MKNKKTIIRADEMGFCLGVRRAIGTLENAVRSNDSPVYTLGPIIHNPRVISDFASRGVKSVESPEDVPADCRVIIRAHGIPPLTQEALNKRGSLVMDGTCPKVIASQKTVRKYASLGYHTVIVGDPDHGEIQGLAGYANHPIVISSPEEAGRLTLDGPVMVISQTTIKQDEYDRVCAVLREKCKPLKIVESICSATSKRQEALIHLCSRVDACLIIGGKGSANTQRLFYTAQETGIPCWHIQDASEIPSEASLYDTIGLSAGASTPDSIIAEVEQRLRSM
- a CDS encoding polysaccharide deacetylase family protein codes for the protein MSSLSLSARTGGNLYRIQMDREGNPVRLVFVRSLKEKEPESFLLENLDYKSPQVVRNEGVTILFPRKSEGQIPVLCFHRIGDEELYELSLPRVHHLMASLIKYKYYPISDHEFANGDFSSVPSGMRPVVLGADDAGATQLLWDENTLAAYGRGNPNRWELDPDCLASIFTRYFQKTRGHYNLTFYISFDAVPFRQLGGLANPGFPYEGTPVVRDKIRYAMREFHLGYHSLTHTFRENLTHDAFLWEIRESNRILSDYVGQKIALPTLAYPYGSGNFTEKEESDLLSSIERGEFPKTAYDLDGRFSDPPWSPSFRSWNISRYSVENKSFEPLLARLSSNNTYLSHRTILIYSTGKAISLEDYNLNLGGDDTVYVYIP
- a CDS encoding ATP-binding cassette domain-containing protein, which gives rise to MKAKPLISLIDQYLPAYPGKGKGPLINWTWNEGESWVILGENGSGKTNFSELIAAQMPGKTKKVSFEDLEDLLEQQIQQDDSEYTGRVDTGTALYEFLGLDQGETLPTGTIPPPAGLEKLMNSGLRILSTGEIRKSLIYKALLENPDLLILDEPFDGLDKESVLQMQEMIQSLITEGIPVLMILNRKSEILPCHSHVAVFREFQIVFEGSKEEWIQFDKVDIPLQQNTMKIPGAPGGSPKIKEQTLVEIRNTTVRYGEKIILDRINWQVKKGEHWKITGPNGAGKSTLLGLITGDQPQAYANDIRLFGKPRGSGESIWEIKEKLGIISPALQLSYRVSLTARMCIVSGLYDSIGIYNSVPPRERALADEWLRYIGMFHKAETPIKKLSYGEQRLLLIARGLIKHPALLILDEPCQGLDDRNRERILDVLGNFAGESETTLLYVTHHEEDKIRHIDRHLRFCPQDGGFTLTSDAVPLPQ